One genomic window of Mastomys coucha isolate ucsf_1 unplaced genomic scaffold, UCSF_Mcou_1 pScaffold8, whole genome shotgun sequence includes the following:
- the Wdr41 gene encoding WD repeat-containing protein 41 isoform X5 translates to MMPRLKTIGEDQGQNPYTELLVLKAHRDIVRFLVRLDDFRFASAGDDGIIVVWNAQTGEKLLELRGHTQKITAVIAFPSQDPCEASSQLLLTASADRTVGVWDCGTGRQIQRVTCFQSTVKCLTVLQRLDIWLSGGSDLGVWNRKLELLCKTSHLSDTGISALVEIPGNCVAAAVGRELIIFRLVTPTEELPEWDIIEVKRLLDHQDNILSLANINDTSFITGSHVGELIVWDALDWTVQACERTFWSPTPQLDVQQEIKLCQKQNDISINHFTCDEENIFAAVGRGLYVYNLQLKRVIACQRTAHDSNILHLDKLPNRQLISCSEDGAVRMWEVREKQQLAAEPVPTGFFNMWGFGRVNKQASQPVKKQEENVTTCSLELIGDLIGHSSSVEMFLYFEDHGLVTCSADHLIILWKNGERESGLRSLKLFQKLEENGDLYPEST, encoded by the exons GTTTGCATCTGCTGGTGATGATGGAATTATAGTTGTGTGGAATGCCCAG ACGGGGGAAAAGCTTCTGGAACTCAGAGGACATACTCAGAAGATAACAGCTGTCATTGCGTTCCCTTCCCAAGACCCCTGTGAGGCCAGCAGTCAGCTCCTCCTGACGGCCTCTGCTGACCGGACTGTCGGT GTTTGGGATTGTGGCACCGGCCGACAAATCCAGAGAGTCACATGCTTCCAGTCTACTGTAAAG TGCTTAACTGTTCTTCAGAGACTGGACATTTGGCTCTCAGGTGGTAGTGACCTAGGCGTGTGGAACCGGAAATTAGAGCTGCTGTGTAAGACCAGCCACCTTTCCGATACAG ggaTCAGTGCTTTGGTTGAAATCCCTGGGAACTGTGTCGCCGCAGCAGTGGGCAGAGAATTGA TAATTTTTAGGCTTGTAACACCCACAGAAGAATTGCCGGAGTGGGATATTATTGAAGTTAAACGCCTTCTCGATCACCAGGACAATATTCTGTCATTGGCTAACATCAATG ATACGAGTTTCATCACTGGCTCCCATGTTGGCGAGCTGATTGTCTGGGATGCCCTGGACTGGACTGTGCAAGCCTGTGAGCGTACCTTCTGGAGCCCGACGCCACAGCTGGATGTCCAGCAGGAAATAAAGCTCTgccaaaaacaaaatgacatttcTATTAATCATTTCACATGCGATGAAGAG AATATATTTGCTGCAGTTGGAAGGGGGTTATATGTGTATAACCTACAGTTGAAGCGTGTGATTGCCTGCCAGAGAACTGCACATGATTCCAACATCCTACACCTCGATAAACTTCCAAACAG GCAGTTAATCTCGTGCTCAGAAGATGGCGCTGTGCGTATGTGGGAGGTCCGAGAAAAACAGCAGCTGGCAGCTGAGCCCGTCCCAACAG GATTTTTTAATATGTGGGGATTTGGAAGAGTAAATaaacaggccagccagcctgttaaaaagcaggaagaaaacGTCACCACGTGTTCCCTGGAGCTCATCGGAGATCTGATCGGACACTCATCGTCCGTGGAG ATGTTTCTATACTTTGAGGATCATGGACTAGTGACATGCTCTGCAGATCATCTCATTATTTTGTGGAAAAACGGAGAGCGAGAATCTGGATTACGCAGCTTAAAGTTATTTCAGAAGTTAGAAGAGAACGGTGACTTATACCCAGAGTCCACTTAA
- the Wdr41 gene encoding WD repeat-containing protein 41 isoform X4, translating to MMPRLKKAALQTIGEDQGQNPYTELLVLKAHRDIVRFLVRLDDFRFASAGDDGIIVVWNAQTGEKLLELRGHTQKITAVIAFPSQDPCEASSQLLLTASADRTVGVWDCGTGRQIQRVTCFQSTVKCLTVLQRLDIWLSGGSDLGVWNRKLELLCKTSHLSDTGISALVEIPGNCVAAAVGRELIIFRLVTPTEELPEWDIIEVKRLLDHQDNILSLANINDTSFITGSHVGELIVWDALDWTVQACERTFWSPTPQLDVQQEIKLCQKQNDISINHFTCDEENIFAAVGRGLYVYNLQLKRVIACQRTAHDSNILHLDKLPNRQLISCSEDGAVRMWEVREKQQLAAEPVPTGFFNMWGFGRVNKQASQPVKKQEENVTTCSLELIGDLIGHSSSVEMFLYFEDHGLVTCSADHLIILWKNGERESGLRSLKLFQKLEENGDLYPEST from the exons GTTTGCATCTGCTGGTGATGATGGAATTATAGTTGTGTGGAATGCCCAG ACGGGGGAAAAGCTTCTGGAACTCAGAGGACATACTCAGAAGATAACAGCTGTCATTGCGTTCCCTTCCCAAGACCCCTGTGAGGCCAGCAGTCAGCTCCTCCTGACGGCCTCTGCTGACCGGACTGTCGGT GTTTGGGATTGTGGCACCGGCCGACAAATCCAGAGAGTCACATGCTTCCAGTCTACTGTAAAG TGCTTAACTGTTCTTCAGAGACTGGACATTTGGCTCTCAGGTGGTAGTGACCTAGGCGTGTGGAACCGGAAATTAGAGCTGCTGTGTAAGACCAGCCACCTTTCCGATACAG ggaTCAGTGCTTTGGTTGAAATCCCTGGGAACTGTGTCGCCGCAGCAGTGGGCAGAGAATTGA TAATTTTTAGGCTTGTAACACCCACAGAAGAATTGCCGGAGTGGGATATTATTGAAGTTAAACGCCTTCTCGATCACCAGGACAATATTCTGTCATTGGCTAACATCAATG ATACGAGTTTCATCACTGGCTCCCATGTTGGCGAGCTGATTGTCTGGGATGCCCTGGACTGGACTGTGCAAGCCTGTGAGCGTACCTTCTGGAGCCCGACGCCACAGCTGGATGTCCAGCAGGAAATAAAGCTCTgccaaaaacaaaatgacatttcTATTAATCATTTCACATGCGATGAAGAG AATATATTTGCTGCAGTTGGAAGGGGGTTATATGTGTATAACCTACAGTTGAAGCGTGTGATTGCCTGCCAGAGAACTGCACATGATTCCAACATCCTACACCTCGATAAACTTCCAAACAG GCAGTTAATCTCGTGCTCAGAAGATGGCGCTGTGCGTATGTGGGAGGTCCGAGAAAAACAGCAGCTGGCAGCTGAGCCCGTCCCAACAG GATTTTTTAATATGTGGGGATTTGGAAGAGTAAATaaacaggccagccagcctgttaaaaagcaggaagaaaacGTCACCACGTGTTCCCTGGAGCTCATCGGAGATCTGATCGGACACTCATCGTCCGTGGAG ATGTTTCTATACTTTGAGGATCATGGACTAGTGACATGCTCTGCAGATCATCTCATTATTTTGTGGAAAAACGGAGAGCGAGAATCTGGATTACGCAGCTTAAAGTTATTTCAGAAGTTAGAAGAGAACGGTGACTTATACCCAGAGTCCACTTAA